In the Corynebacterium suedekumii genome, one interval contains:
- a CDS encoding ATP-binding protein: MARKFNPFRATLGATPPVLVGRSDVLEDFALALDEGPGSHERVTLITGARGIGKTVLLNAFENAATERTWWVISETATPGFVNRIRDTAYRRMVGHLREHRQRLSSVTLGGYSLNWENAESHRPDTTLRDVLTEFLDLQRQLDANLRQDPVGLLITLDELHYSVRDEVRDFGATIQHLVREDAEIAVAMAGIPGAIRPLLASNDAQNPVTFLRRANRVELGAVQDVEVELGLVGPVEDIGGRWASDALAVAVSACGGYPFMIQLVGQWSLRFSDGDVVYREAADRGVAKAQRKLGQLVHEPALEDLSDVDRTYLAAMARDDGPSRTAEVATRLGVTAQYANQYRRRLIEAEMIRSVAQGYVEFELPYMRDYLRGHIVNEAFDAVLGEEEQPRIPGL; encoded by the coding sequence ATGGCCCGCAAATTCAACCCGTTTCGCGCAACTCTAGGTGCTACCCCACCGGTGCTTGTAGGTCGCAGTGATGTTCTCGAGGACTTTGCCCTGGCGTTGGACGAAGGGCCCGGGTCGCATGAACGGGTCACTTTGATCACAGGTGCTCGAGGCATCGGTAAGACAGTGCTGCTCAATGCATTCGAAAATGCCGCCACCGAGCGAACCTGGTGGGTGATCAGTGAAACTGCCACGCCCGGGTTCGTGAATCGGATCCGGGATACTGCCTACCGTCGCATGGTCGGTCATCTCCGCGAGCACCGGCAACGGCTCAGTTCCGTCACTTTGGGCGGCTACTCACTTAACTGGGAGAACGCCGAGTCACATCGCCCCGACACCACTTTGAGAGACGTGCTGACTGAATTCCTGGATCTCCAACGGCAACTCGATGCGAACCTGAGACAGGACCCCGTGGGACTACTCATCACGCTGGATGAATTGCACTATTCAGTCCGTGATGAAGTCCGTGATTTCGGTGCAACGATCCAGCACCTGGTGAGAGAGGACGCGGAGATCGCTGTCGCGATGGCCGGAATTCCAGGTGCTATTAGGCCACTACTGGCTAGTAATGACGCGCAGAATCCAGTGACATTTCTACGTCGGGCGAACCGCGTGGAGCTGGGGGCAGTCCAGGACGTGGAGGTGGAGCTCGGACTCGTCGGGCCGGTGGAGGATATCGGTGGGCGGTGGGCTTCAGACGCACTCGCGGTAGCGGTGTCCGCCTGTGGTGGCTACCCGTTCATGATCCAGCTGGTCGGGCAATGGTCGCTCCGATTCTCCGATGGTGACGTCGTCTATCGTGAAGCCGCAGATCGAGGGGTGGCGAAGGCGCAGCGCAAACTTGGGCAGCTGGTTCATGAGCCCGCACTGGAAGATCTTTCCGATGTCGACAGAACGTACCTAGCAGCGATGGCGCGTGATGACGGGCCATCGCGGACAGCGGAGGTTGCGACTCGGCTGGGAGTGACCGCGCAATACGCTAATCAATATCGGCGTCGTCTGATAGAGGCTGAGATGATTCGTTCGGTTGCTCAGGGATACGTCGAGTTCGAGTTGCCGTACATGCGCGACTATCTCAGGGGACACATCGTGAATGAGGCCTTCGATGCCGTACTGGGAGAAGAGGAGCAGCCCCGTATCCCCGGGCTATGA
- a CDS encoding SDR family oxidoreductase, with the protein MPSIFISGAATGIGRAVAERFLAEGWTVGAYDIDPVTWSDEVVAGHLDVRDAASWDAALADFATHTGGRIDVLDNNAGIIIDGPLASAAVADVERLLDVNCLGVVLGARTAFPYLRGGGTLVNMSSASAIYGQPDIAAYSASKFFVSGLTEALGLEWRREQIRVIDIKPLWAKTKVADVDAASVRRLGVRITPEQVADAVWDAVHPRGRWGRAKVHHGVSRLDKALALGRKSGSDRMAKVITRFLAG; encoded by the coding sequence ATGCCATCCATCTTCATCTCGGGCGCCGCCACAGGTATCGGCCGCGCCGTCGCCGAACGATTCCTCGCCGAGGGCTGGACCGTCGGCGCCTACGACATCGACCCGGTGACCTGGTCCGATGAGGTTGTCGCGGGCCATCTCGATGTCCGCGACGCCGCGTCATGGGATGCGGCGCTGGCGGACTTCGCCACCCACACCGGCGGGCGTATCGACGTCCTGGACAACAACGCCGGCATCATCATCGACGGTCCGCTCGCCTCAGCCGCGGTTGCCGACGTGGAGCGTCTCCTCGACGTCAACTGCCTCGGCGTGGTGCTCGGCGCCCGGACCGCGTTCCCGTACCTGCGCGGCGGCGGCACCCTGGTCAACATGTCCTCGGCCTCCGCGATCTACGGCCAGCCCGACATCGCCGCCTACTCGGCGTCCAAGTTCTTCGTCTCCGGCCTCACCGAGGCGCTCGGCCTGGAATGGCGACGGGAGCAGATCCGCGTCATCGACATCAAGCCACTGTGGGCGAAGACCAAGGTCGCCGACGTTGACGCCGCCTCCGTCCGCCGCCTCGGCGTCCGCATCACCCCGGAGCAGGTCGCCGACGCCGTGTGGGACGCGGTCCATCCGCGGGGACGCTGGGGCCGCGCCAAGGTCCACCACGGGGTCTCCCGCCTGGACAAGGCCCTGGCCCTGGGGCGCAAGTCCGGCTCGGACCGCATGGCGAAGGTGATCACCCGATTCCTGGCGGGGTAG
- a CDS encoding esterase/lipase family protein, translating to MATDYLAELQRDLSNRITRYLPTRIPRRIDAAQDTTADPSTADHSPVERHIPSSAFPLGARLPARGHVEDDWRARPTADRPWPVILIHGTGDTNGIWEKLAWELRTDGWAVFAPEFGNRCTLPVEESAEQVGAYIDAVLTITGARQAVLVGHSQGGVLARYWMRVFDGAPKVRHLVCLAAPNHGTTMGGMLSSVLTTRVAESMMNSAVQSWFGPSGFQLITGHPVLAEINADGDVEEGVGYTCVATRYDAIIQPPDSCFLHSADPDADITNLFVQDVAPKARILHVEMPTDARVRRIVRDALDGIPH from the coding sequence ATGGCCACCGATTACCTGGCTGAACTCCAGCGCGACCTGAGCAACCGCATCACCCGCTACCTGCCCACCCGCATCCCCCGGCGTATCGACGCCGCGCAGGACACCACCGCAGACCCCTCCACCGCCGATCACTCTCCCGTGGAACGCCACATCCCCTCCAGCGCGTTCCCGCTCGGCGCCCGCCTCCCGGCGCGCGGGCACGTGGAGGATGACTGGCGCGCCCGCCCCACCGCGGACCGCCCGTGGCCGGTGATCCTCATCCACGGCACCGGCGACACCAACGGCATCTGGGAGAAGCTCGCCTGGGAGCTGCGGACGGACGGGTGGGCGGTGTTCGCGCCGGAGTTCGGCAACCGCTGCACCCTGCCGGTCGAGGAGTCGGCCGAACAGGTCGGCGCGTACATCGACGCGGTGCTCACCATCACCGGGGCGCGGCAGGCGGTGCTCGTCGGCCACTCGCAGGGTGGGGTGCTCGCCCGCTACTGGATGCGCGTGTTCGACGGCGCCCCGAAGGTGCGGCACCTGGTGTGCCTGGCTGCCCCGAACCACGGGACGACGATGGGCGGGATGCTCTCCTCGGTGCTCACCACCCGTGTCGCCGAATCGATGATGAACTCGGCGGTGCAGTCCTGGTTCGGCCCCTCCGGGTTCCAACTGATCACCGGCCACCCGGTACTCGCCGAGATCAACGCCGACGGCGACGTGGAGGAGGGGGTGGGCTACACGTGCGTGGCCACACGCTATGACGCCATCATCCAACCCCCTGACAGCTGCTTCCTCCACTCCGCCGACCCGGACGCCGACATCACCAACCTCTTCGTCCAGGACGTCGCGCCGAAGGCCCGGATCCTCCACGTGGAGATGCCCACCGACGCCCGCGTGCGCCGCATCGTCCGCGATGCCCTCGACGGCATCCCGCACTAG
- a CDS encoding aspartate aminotransferase family protein, with protein MTTPNPEEGQRAFELDRAHVFHSWSAQDKITPMPVAGGRNAVFWDYEGNEYLDFNSQMVNVNLGHQHPTLVKSIQDQAAKLSTIAPGFANDTRSEAARLITSVAPEGLNHVFFTNGGAEAVENAVKMARIHTGRDKVMAAYRSYHGATATAITLTGEPRRFNNRHTDSGVVHFMGPYTYQSPFWSESEEQECERALAHLEQLIILEGSHTIAAVIMEPVVGGMGVIVPPKGYLKGLKEICDRYGILFIADEVMVGFGRCGTWFTFDNFDVTPDIITFAKGSNSGYVPLGGVVMSDAIYETFAEKVFPGGLTYSGHPLACAPVVATFEVFEEEKILDRVNDLADRVIRPRLEAMREKHAIVGDVRGLGMFWAIELVKNKQTREPLVPYNAQGDDAKPMNEFAAACKKAGLWPFVGMNRTHVAPPLTIPEEDLIRGLDIIDEALEGLATYAE; from the coding sequence ATGACCACCCCGAACCCCGAGGAAGGCCAGCGGGCCTTCGAGCTCGACCGCGCCCACGTCTTCCACTCCTGGTCCGCCCAGGACAAGATCACCCCGATGCCGGTGGCGGGTGGCCGGAACGCCGTGTTCTGGGATTACGAGGGCAACGAGTACCTCGACTTCAACTCCCAGATGGTCAACGTCAACCTCGGGCACCAGCACCCGACGCTGGTGAAGTCCATCCAGGACCAGGCGGCGAAGCTGAGCACGATCGCGCCGGGCTTCGCCAACGACACCCGCTCCGAGGCCGCCCGCCTCATCACCTCGGTGGCACCGGAGGGTCTCAACCACGTTTTCTTCACCAACGGTGGCGCGGAGGCGGTGGAGAACGCCGTGAAGATGGCCCGCATCCACACCGGACGCGACAAGGTCATGGCCGCCTACCGCAGCTACCACGGCGCCACGGCCACCGCTATCACGCTCACGGGTGAACCGCGCCGCTTCAACAACCGCCACACCGACTCCGGCGTCGTCCACTTCATGGGGCCCTACACCTACCAGTCGCCGTTCTGGTCGGAGTCCGAGGAGCAGGAGTGCGAGCGCGCGCTGGCGCACCTCGAACAGCTGATCATCCTCGAGGGCTCCCACACCATCGCCGCGGTGATCATGGAGCCGGTCGTCGGCGGCATGGGCGTCATCGTCCCGCCGAAGGGCTACCTCAAGGGACTCAAGGAGATCTGCGACAGGTACGGCATCCTCTTCATCGCCGACGAGGTCATGGTCGGTTTCGGCCGATGTGGCACCTGGTTCACCTTCGACAACTTCGACGTCACCCCGGACATCATCACCTTCGCCAAGGGCTCCAACTCCGGGTACGTCCCCCTCGGTGGTGTGGTCATGTCCGATGCCATCTACGAGACCTTCGCCGAGAAGGTCTTCCCCGGCGGGCTCACCTACTCCGGTCACCCGCTGGCGTGTGCCCCGGTGGTGGCCACCTTCGAGGTGTTCGAGGAGGAGAAGATCCTCGACCGCGTCAACGACCTCGCCGACCGCGTCATCCGTCCCCGCCTCGAGGCGATGCGGGAGAAGCACGCCATCGTCGGTGACGTCCGCGGCCTGGGCATGTTCTGGGCGATTGAGCTGGTCAAGAACAAGCAGACCCGCGAGCCCCTGGTGCCCTACAACGCGCAGGGTGACGACGCGAAGCCGATGAACGAGTTCGCCGCTGCCTGCAAGAAGGCCGGCCTGTGGCCGTTCGTCGGCATGAACCGCACCCACGTCGCCCCGCCGCTGACCATCCCGGAGGAGGATCTCATCCGCGGACTGGACATCATCGACGAGGCACTCGAGGGACTGGCCACGTACGCGGAGTAG
- a CDS encoding helix-turn-helix domain-containing protein produces the protein MTMTFRNVDAHVDDDPASWPFEAKIIAVERGVLSHYHRIVRACRRDPQVAQEFLEACDVLGREGGAGVVAYLIEGSDEGSHRRACAFDMRRAVEMSGLSQNQVAEVLGTSASRLSTYLAGRVVPSAVMQERILALAPPKPWPVGVLPSASMAG, from the coding sequence ATGACGATGACATTCCGCAATGTTGACGCACACGTTGATGATGATCCGGCCTCCTGGCCTTTTGAGGCGAAGATCATCGCCGTCGAGCGGGGCGTCCTCTCCCACTACCACCGGATTGTCCGCGCCTGTCGACGGGATCCGCAGGTGGCGCAGGAGTTCCTCGAGGCGTGCGATGTCCTCGGCCGGGAAGGTGGTGCCGGGGTCGTGGCGTACCTCATCGAGGGCTCCGATGAGGGGAGCCACCGCCGTGCCTGCGCGTTCGATATGCGGCGCGCGGTGGAGATGTCCGGGTTGTCTCAGAACCAGGTGGCTGAAGTGTTGGGGACCTCGGCATCCCGCCTGTCGACCTATCTCGCCGGACGCGTCGTACCCTCCGCCGTCATGCAGGAACGCATTCTGGCCCTCGCACCGCCGAAACCCTGGCCGGTCGGTGTGCTGCCCAGTGCGAGCATGGCGGGGTAG
- a CDS encoding succinic semialdehyde dehydrogenase — protein sequence MTAATATADVRDAFLRARRAQAQWATTLIPDRKRIMLAFHDLVLDRQEELLDVIQRETNKTRSDAFDEVMDVAITARHYAYRAARLLKDRRVKGALPLLTQTRVERDPVGVVGIIAPWNYPLSLAISDAIPALLAGNAVVLKPDVKTPRTAQLALRLLEEAGLPGEVMQVVEGSGETVGQGIVAECDYLMFTGSTAVGRKLAAQAGERLIGFSAELGGKNPLIVCADADVERAAQGAVTACFSNAGQLCISVERIYVHEAVADAFTARFVELTQAMRLGQAWTDDMGALISTDQLDRVSSLVDAAVTAGARPLTGGRALPDLGPTYYAPTVLADVPADAELHDDEVFGPVVYLETVASHDEAVARANDSAYGLNASVWGSVGTAREVASTLHSGTVNINEGFAAAWASVDAPMGGWKASGVGRRHADDGLLKYTEPRTVAVQRLLPLRGPAGMSAESYATTLTSVLKAGKRILR from the coding sequence ATGACTGCCGCGACCGCCACCGCAGATGTCCGTGACGCCTTCCTCCGTGCCCGGCGCGCCCAGGCCCAGTGGGCCACCACGCTGATTCCGGACCGGAAACGCATCATGCTCGCCTTCCATGACCTGGTGCTGGACCGGCAGGAGGAGCTGCTCGACGTCATCCAGCGCGAGACCAACAAGACCCGTTCGGACGCGTTCGACGAGGTCATGGACGTGGCCATCACCGCCCGCCACTACGCCTACCGCGCCGCCCGGCTGCTCAAGGACCGTCGGGTGAAGGGGGCGCTGCCGCTGCTCACGCAGACCCGTGTGGAGCGGGACCCGGTGGGGGTGGTGGGCATCATCGCCCCGTGGAACTACCCGCTGAGCCTTGCCATTTCGGATGCGATCCCGGCCCTGCTGGCCGGTAATGCGGTCGTGCTCAAGCCCGACGTGAAGACCCCACGTACCGCGCAGCTGGCCCTCCGGCTCCTGGAGGAGGCCGGCCTGCCCGGGGAGGTCATGCAGGTCGTCGAGGGTTCCGGTGAGACCGTGGGGCAGGGAATCGTCGCGGAGTGTGACTACCTCATGTTCACCGGTTCCACCGCCGTCGGCCGGAAGCTGGCGGCGCAGGCGGGTGAGCGGCTCATCGGTTTCTCGGCGGAGCTCGGCGGCAAGAATCCGCTCATCGTGTGCGCCGACGCGGACGTCGAACGCGCGGCACAGGGGGCGGTGACGGCGTGCTTCTCCAACGCGGGCCAGCTGTGCATCTCCGTCGAACGGATCTACGTGCACGAGGCCGTCGCCGACGCGTTCACCGCCCGCTTCGTCGAACTCACGCAGGCGATGCGTCTCGGCCAGGCCTGGACCGATGACATGGGGGCGCTCATCTCCACCGATCAGCTGGACCGGGTCTCCTCGCTTGTCGACGCCGCCGTCACCGCCGGCGCCCGCCCCCTCACCGGGGGCCGTGCCCTCCCGGACCTCGGCCCCACCTATTACGCCCCGACGGTGCTGGCGGACGTGCCCGCCGACGCCGAGCTGCACGACGACGAGGTCTTCGGCCCCGTCGTCTACCTGGAGACGGTGGCCAGCCACGATGAGGCCGTGGCCCGGGCGAACGATTCCGCCTACGGCCTCAACGCCTCGGTGTGGGGGTCGGTGGGCACCGCCCGGGAGGTGGCGTCGACACTCCACTCCGGCACGGTGAACATCAACGAGGGCTTCGCCGCCGCCTGGGCGTCCGTCGACGCGCCGATGGGTGGCTGGAAGGCCTCCGGTGTGGGCCGCCGGCACGCGGACGACGGCCTGCTCAAATACACCGAACCCCGCACGGTCGCCGTGCAGCGGCTCTTGCCCCTGCGCGGGCCGGCGGGGA
- a CDS encoding ferritin codes for MNMDKKLRDAMNDQVIAEHQASLIYSQLAYDLDAQSFTGLSTWMAAQADEERVHAKKLADHLLARGEKVELGTVEVPPLHADSPVAAFRAALGHEQKVSEMIRNLARVADEVHDFDSRALINWFLNEQIEEEATVSEIVDQLVLVGDNGSGLLRIDAELGSERTPAPGPQ; via the coding sequence ATGAACATGGACAAGAAACTCCGAGACGCAATGAACGACCAGGTCATCGCCGAGCACCAGGCCTCCCTCATCTACAGCCAGCTCGCCTATGATCTTGACGCCCAGAGTTTCACCGGCCTGAGCACGTGGATGGCCGCCCAGGCCGACGAGGAACGCGTCCACGCGAAGAAGCTCGCCGACCACCTGCTGGCCCGCGGCGAGAAGGTCGAGCTCGGCACCGTGGAGGTGCCGCCGCTGCACGCCGATTCCCCCGTCGCCGCCTTCCGCGCGGCGCTCGGGCACGAGCAGAAGGTCTCGGAGATGATCCGCAACCTCGCGCGCGTCGCCGACGAGGTCCACGACTTCGACAGCCGCGCCCTCATCAACTGGTTCCTCAACGAGCAGATCGAGGAGGAGGCCACCGTCTCCGAGATCGTCGACCAGCTGGTCCTCGTCGGGGACAACGGCTCCGGCCTGTTGCGTATCGACGCCGAGCTGGGCTCCGAACGCACGCCCGCCCCGGGCCCGCAGTAA
- a CDS encoding Sir2 family NAD-dependent protein deacetylase: MTTPLSDAPFPDPGINDSHRAALRSIARVVEETATPTPPGQALEQIVDQLRHGPALVLTGAGVSTDSGIPDYRGPRGSLSRHRPMTFQEFSHDRAASHRYWARSFVGWRQMDVAGPNRTHYALVELERAGVIGGVVTQNVDGLHRQAGTENLVHLHGDLDTVMCLDCHHREDRHEFDERLEDANPGYLESILLDPEMVNPDGDVTLPQATVDRFRMVGCARCGSPRLKPDVVYFGEPVPAARKERASIMLGQAASLIVAGSSLAVMSGYRLALDARQQGKPVAVINGGPGRADRHATTLWRTRVAPAFDDLLDALDL, translated from the coding sequence GTGACCACCCCGCTTTCCGACGCCCCCTTCCCCGACCCCGGCATCAACGACTCGCATCGCGCGGCGCTGCGCTCCATCGCCCGGGTGGTGGAGGAGACGGCCACGCCGACGCCGCCGGGGCAGGCACTGGAACAGATCGTCGACCAGTTGCGGCATGGCCCGGCGCTGGTGCTCACCGGGGCGGGCGTGTCCACGGATTCCGGCATCCCGGACTACCGGGGCCCACGCGGCAGTCTCAGCCGGCACCGGCCGATGACCTTCCAGGAGTTCAGCCATGACAGGGCGGCGTCGCACCGCTACTGGGCGCGCAGTTTCGTCGGGTGGCGGCAGATGGACGTGGCGGGGCCGAATCGGACCCATTACGCGCTGGTGGAGCTGGAGCGGGCCGGGGTGATCGGCGGGGTGGTGACCCAGAACGTCGACGGGCTGCACCGGCAGGCGGGGACGGAGAATCTCGTGCACCTGCACGGGGATCTGGACACGGTGATGTGTCTGGACTGTCATCACCGGGAGGACCGGCACGAGTTCGATGAACGGCTGGAGGACGCCAATCCCGGGTACCTCGAGTCCATCCTCCTCGACCCGGAGATGGTCAACCCGGACGGTGACGTGACGTTGCCGCAGGCCACGGTGGACCGCTTCCGGATGGTGGGGTGCGCGCGGTGCGGGTCGCCGCGGTTGAAGCCGGACGTGGTGTATTTCGGTGAGCCGGTGCCGGCGGCGCGGAAGGAGCGGGCGTCGATAATGCTGGGGCAGGCCGCCTCGCTCATCGTCGCCGGCTCCTCCCTGGCGGTGATGAGCGGTTACCGGCTGGCGTTGGATGCGCGGCAGCAGGGCAAGCCCGTCGCGGTGATCAATGGTGGTCCGGGGCGGGCGGACCGGCACGCGACCACGCTGTGGCGCACGCGCGTCGCCCCGGCGTTCGACGACCTGCTCGACGCCCTCGATCTCTAG